Proteins co-encoded in one Phorcysia thermohydrogeniphila genomic window:
- a CDS encoding dUTP diphosphatase gives MSNWACGWIYTKGLRIEFEDRFLDVAVKLHSFLGGKLEKEGSSFIFSLSSYPEVKEVDLSFIRGVFEAGGTWGSKTLFIPIVKKFSKEMEEFLSPFSPLKTEIGFFVTDGAELLIHALYDEETEERSEFFFEKFLSMLTGEIWERKAFKFSLEEGALPPFKKRISDSGWDLHLIKLLKKEGNLYFFDTGVRVSPPPGFYFDLVPRSSIYKSGFILANSVGIIDMTYRGTIKVPLIKVDPEKPDPELPWRAVQLIPRRFFPLEAKEAPSLDQTLRGEGGFGSTG, from the coding sequence ATGAGTAACTGGGCTTGTGGATGGATCTATACAAAAGGTTTAAGGATAGAGTTTGAGGATAGGTTTCTTGACGTAGCCGTTAAGCTCCACTCCTTCCTTGGCGGAAAGTTGGAGAAGGAGGGGAGCTCCTTTATCTTTTCACTTTCTTCCTATCCAGAAGTTAAAGAGGTTGACCTTTCCTTTATAAGAGGAGTCTTTGAGGCCGGTGGAACTTGGGGTTCAAAGACGCTCTTTATCCCGATAGTTAAAAAGTTTTCAAAAGAGATGGAGGAGTTCCTTTCACCCTTTTCACCTCTTAAAACAGAAATTGGCTTTTTCGTTACCGACGGGGCGGAGCTCCTTATTCACGCTCTCTACGACGAGGAGACGGAAGAGCGTTCAGAGTTTTTCTTTGAAAAGTTCCTCTCAATGCTGACCGGTGAAATCTGGGAGAGGAAGGCCTTTAAGTTTTCTCTTGAGGAAGGAGCTCTACCACCCTTTAAAAAGAGAATTTCTGACAGCGGTTGGGACTTACACCTTATAAAACTCCTAAAGAAGGAAGGTAACCTCTACTTTTTTGACACTGGCGTAAGAGTTTCTCCTCCTCCCGGCTTTTACTTTGACCTTGTTCCCCGTTCCTCCATCTATAAGAGCGGATTCATCCTTGCAAACTCTGTCGGAATCATAGACATGACCTACAGGGGAACTATTAAAGTTCCCCTTATAAAAGTTGACCCAGAGAAGCCCGACCCGGAGCTCCCTTGGAGAGCCGTTCAGCTCATCCCGAGGCGTTTCTTCCCCTTAGAGGCTAAAGAAGCTCCTTCCCTTGACCAGACACTAAGGGGAGAGGGGGGATTCGGAAGCACAGGATAG
- a CDS encoding DUF6364 family protein, protein MSARLTISIEEELLKEIKKLAKKEGKSVSEFVRSSLREWLTDRKRRQAGMRLLEFVGSVSEDALKELEAERRRADRDWS, encoded by the coding sequence ATGTCTGCAAGGCTTACCATAAGTATTGAGGAGGAGCTCTTAAAGGAAATAAAGAAACTTGCAAAGAAGGAAGGGAAAAGTGTGAGTGAGTTTGTTAGGTCATCTCTTAGGGAGTGGCTTACGGATAGGAAGAGACGGCAGGCAGGAATGAGACTTTTAGAGTTTGTTGGTTCAGTTTCTGAAGATGCTTTGAAAGAGCTTGAAGCCGAAAGAAGGAGAGCTGACCGTGATTGGTCTTGA
- a CDS encoding GTP-binding protein translates to MAKQKFERKKPHKNVGTIGHVDHGKTTLTAAITHCLALKGLAQEVAYDQIDKAPEERERGITIATAHVEYESDKYHYAHVDC, encoded by the coding sequence ATGGCAAAGCAGAAATTTGAAAGGAAGAAGCCCCACAAGAACGTGGGAACAATCGGACACGTAGACCACGGTAAAACAACCCTCACTGCTGCTATCACCCACTGTCTCGCCCTCAAAGGTCTCGCTCAGGAAGTAGCCTACGACCAGATTGACAAAGCTCCAGAAGAGAGGGAAAGGGGTATCACAATCGCTACTGCCCACGTGGAGTACGAATCCGACAAGTACCACTACGCCCACGTTGACTGT
- a CDS encoding WYL domain-containing protein, which yields MRWEVIRFKLAVEILNFLLQKGDFVSTPEIQKHLFSLGLLESVSPAGKDRRKLNRLLSFLESTGYIESERADLRGRKPQRWRVNEKALPYLVSISDEEMVSLLTFATFVPETYRNLPIFSPFLELLCRLSKRLDGSKKELIEDSFVYETQFLEKFVSFDQEVLIQVHRAIIENRALRVKYKGSEVFKIFPLKIFVYNGVLYVGALKEDKEDKSYRTYYLAGLKVLEELNETLSKFYRKQFRNITFGMKDEEPFLFGMRVALKGGMDYFSEPQVFSTQFFFKKEKESYLIYLVGFLGSRFTSRFLVEEVLEIIPPSQDMIAMAKERKLKEKYSNLSFSLEENRKKFSLFVEELRYFLKQRKRALEKLEKEGI from the coding sequence ATGAGATGGGAAGTTATAAGGTTTAAACTTGCTGTTGAGATTTTAAACTTTCTTCTTCAGAAAGGAGATTTTGTTTCAACCCCAGAGATTCAGAAGCATTTATTCTCTTTGGGGCTTCTGGAAAGTGTTTCACCTGCCGGAAAAGATAGGAGAAAACTAAATAGGCTTCTTTCCTTTCTTGAGTCTACAGGCTATATAGAATCTGAAAGAGCTGATTTACGGGGGAGAAAACCTCAAAGGTGGCGAGTTAATGAAAAGGCTTTGCCTTACTTGGTATCTATTTCTGATGAGGAAATGGTGTCGCTTTTAACCTTTGCTACTTTTGTTCCAGAAACTTACAGGAATCTACCGATATTTTCTCCCTTCTTAGAGCTTCTTTGCCGTTTGAGTAAACGGTTAGATGGAAGTAAGAAAGAACTGATAGAGGATTCTTTTGTCTATGAGACTCAGTTCTTAGAAAAGTTTGTTTCTTTTGACCAAGAAGTGCTTATACAGGTTCACAGAGCTATAATAGAAAACAGAGCTCTAAGGGTTAAATACAAGGGTTCAGAGGTCTTTAAGATTTTTCCGTTAAAGATTTTCGTTTACAACGGAGTCCTTTACGTTGGAGCTCTAAAAGAGGATAAGGAAGATAAGAGTTATAGAACCTACTACTTAGCTGGTTTGAAAGTCCTTGAGGAGCTGAATGAGACGTTATCAAAGTTTTATCGTAAGCAGTTTAGAAACATTACCTTTGGTATGAAGGATGAAGAGCCTTTTCTTTTTGGAATGAGAGTTGCTTTAAAAGGGGGAATGGACTACTTCTCTGAGCCTCAAGTGTTTTCTACACAGTTTTTCTTCAAGAAAGAGAAAGAAAGTTACCTCATCTACCTTGTTGGTTTCTTAGGTTCACGGTTTACGAGTCGTTTTCTGGTAGAAGAGGTTCTGGAGATAATTCCTCCCTCACAAGATATGATAGCAATGGCTAAAGAGCGAAAGTTGAAGGAAAAGTATTCTAATCTCTCTTTTAGTCTTGAAGAGAATAGAAAGAAATTCTCGCTTTTTGTGGAAGAGCTCCGTTACTTTCTGAAACAGAGAAAGAGAGCACTTGAAAAGCTGGAAAAGGAGGGGATTTAG
- a CDS encoding rhomboid family intramembrane serine protease produces MIPIKDINPSRRTPVVTIALIVICTAVFLYELYLGAFNHIFVKMFGVIPYEISHGVDIPPPSPVAPYGNLISHQYLHGGLFHILGNMLFLWVFGDNVEDRLGRFRFFLFYTICGIFAALLQVWVYPDSKIPLIGASGAISGVLGAYMVFFPRAQIVTLIFIFFLIDIIVLPAALWISVWFLMQFVSALLSVNHLSMGGVAWFAHIGGFLAGVILAKFFAPKENEMGSYKV; encoded by the coding sequence GTGATACCGATAAAGGACATAAACCCAAGCCGCAGAACTCCTGTTGTTACCATAGCACTAATAGTTATCTGCACTGCTGTTTTTCTCTACGAGCTCTACCTTGGGGCTTTTAACCACATCTTCGTAAAAATGTTCGGCGTTATACCTTACGAGATTTCTCACGGTGTAGATATCCCCCCACCAAGTCCCGTAGCCCCTTACGGTAACCTCATTTCCCACCAGTACCTCCACGGTGGGCTTTTCCACATCTTGGGCAATATGCTCTTTTTGTGGGTTTTTGGGGACAACGTTGAAGACAGGCTGGGAAGGTTTAGGTTCTTCCTCTTCTATACTATCTGTGGGATATTCGCAGCTCTCCTGCAAGTTTGGGTTTATCCCGACTCAAAAATTCCACTAATAGGAGCTTCTGGCGCTATAAGTGGCGTTCTCGGTGCTTATATGGTATTTTTCCCGAGGGCACAAATAGTAACGCTCATTTTTATTTTCTTCCTCATAGACATCATTGTCCTTCCTGCTGCTCTTTGGATATCCGTTTGGTTCTTAATGCAGTTTGTTAGTGCCCTTCTTTCAGTAAACCACCTTTCAATGGGAGGAGTTGCTTGGTTTGCCCACATCGGGGGATTCCTCGCTGGCGTAATCTTAGCTAAGTTCTTTGCACCAAAAGAAAATGAGATGGGAAGTTATAAGGTTTAA
- the rpsL gene encoding 30S ribosomal protein S12, with amino-acid sequence MPTINQLVRKGREKKVKRSKAPALQGCPQKRGVCIRVFTTTPKKPNSALRKVARVRLSNGIEVTAYIPGIGHNLQEHSVVLVRGGRVKDLPGVRYKIIRGALDAAGVEGRRQSRSKYGTKRPKDQKK; translated from the coding sequence ATGCCCACAATTAACCAGCTCGTAAGGAAGGGGCGCGAGAAGAAAGTTAAGCGCTCTAAAGCCCCTGCCCTTCAAGGATGTCCCCAGAAAAGGGGCGTCTGTATAAGGGTTTTCACGACTACGCCAAAGAAGCCGAACTCTGCTCTCCGTAAGGTTGCAAGGGTAAGGCTCTCAAACGGAATTGAGGTTACTGCCTACATTCCGGGAATCGGACACAACTTACAGGAACACTCCGTTGTTCTTGTAAGGGGTGGAAGGGTTAAGGACCTTCCGGGTGTTCGTTACAAGATTATCCGTGGAGCTCTTGACGCCGCAGGCGTTGAGGGTAGAAGACAGTCCCGTTCCAAGTACGGAACAAAGAGACCAAAAGACCAGAAAAAATAA
- a CDS encoding 2-isopropylmalate synthase, with protein sequence MAKEKLYIFDTTLRDGEQTPGVNLTVEEKVQIAKQLERLGVDVIEAGFAVSSPADFEAIRRIAREVKNSTVCSLARAVELDIRTAWDALKEGHRVRIHTFIATSDIHLKYKLRMSRDEALKRAVEAVKLIQDVSEGKAEVEFSAEDAGRTDLKYLFEVIEAVIEAGAKVVNIPDTVGYAVPDEWYERILAIKENVPNIDRAIISVHCHNDLGLATANSLVAVKAGARQVECTINGIGERAGNAAMEEIVMAIKVRSDQFPVYTEIDTTQIYKTSQLVSRLTGVMISRTKPIVGDNAFAHESGIHQHGVLACRETYEIMKPEDIGLKESKIVLGKHSGRHAFKKKLEEMGVELSEEQFEEAFKKFKELASRKKEIYDVDIELLIENLEGAKERLYELLHNQAVSGEGIIPSATVKVKTPEGEKLGLAIGNGPVDATYKAIKNALGIGEEVKLKDFKIRALTAGTDALAEVYLTVEADGIRVSGRGVDSDIVKASALAFLDVLDRLERRKRRE encoded by the coding sequence TTGGCTAAGGAGAAACTGTACATATTTGATACGACTTTAAGGGACGGAGAGCAGACGCCGGGAGTTAATCTGACAGTTGAGGAGAAGGTTCAGATAGCTAAGCAACTTGAAAGGCTTGGGGTTGACGTAATAGAGGCAGGTTTTGCCGTTAGCTCTCCGGCAGACTTTGAGGCCATAAGGAGAATAGCGAGGGAGGTTAAAAACTCAACCGTCTGCTCCCTTGCAAGGGCAGTAGAACTTGATATAAGGACGGCTTGGGATGCCCTGAAAGAGGGGCACAGGGTAAGGATTCACACCTTTATTGCTACTTCTGACATTCACCTTAAGTATAAGCTCCGTATGTCAAGGGATGAGGCTTTAAAGAGGGCCGTTGAAGCGGTTAAACTCATTCAGGACGTAAGCGAAGGAAAGGCAGAGGTAGAGTTTTCTGCAGAGGATGCCGGAAGGACCGACCTTAAGTACCTCTTTGAAGTTATAGAGGCCGTAATTGAGGCCGGTGCTAAAGTAGTAAACATTCCCGATACCGTCGGTTACGCTGTTCCTGATGAGTGGTACGAGAGGATTCTGGCAATAAAAGAAAACGTTCCAAACATAGACAGGGCAATAATCAGCGTTCACTGCCACAACGACCTTGGCCTTGCGACTGCTAACTCTTTAGTGGCCGTTAAAGCCGGAGCTCGTCAGGTAGAGTGCACCATCAACGGCATAGGTGAGAGAGCTGGCAACGCCGCAATGGAAGAGATAGTAATGGCCATAAAGGTTCGTTCCGACCAGTTTCCTGTCTATACTGAGATAGATACGACTCAGATATACAAGACCTCCCAGCTCGTTAGCAGGCTCACAGGCGTAATGATTTCAAGGACAAAGCCTATAGTTGGGGATAACGCCTTTGCCCACGAGTCCGGAATCCACCAGCACGGCGTCCTTGCCTGCCGTGAGACCTACGAGATAATGAAGCCTGAGGATATCGGCCTTAAGGAGTCAAAGATTGTTCTTGGAAAACACTCTGGTAGGCACGCCTTTAAGAAGAAACTTGAAGAGATGGGGGTGGAGCTCTCCGAAGAACAATTTGAAGAAGCCTTCAAGAAGTTTAAAGAGCTTGCTTCCCGTAAGAAAGAAATTTACGACGTTGATATAGAGCTCCTCATAGAAAACCTTGAGGGGGCAAAAGAGAGACTCTACGAGCTCCTCCACAACCAAGCAGTTAGCGGAGAGGGGATAATACCCTCTGCTACTGTTAAGGTGAAAACTCCAGAAGGAGAAAAACTTGGTCTTGCGATAGGTAACGGTCCTGTTGATGCTACTTATAAGGCGATAAAGAATGCCCTTGGAATAGGAGAGGAAGTAAAGCTCAAGGACTTTAAGATAAGAGCTCTAACCGCCGGTACAGATGCTTTAGCGGAAGTTTACCTAACAGTTGAAGCTGACGGCATAAGAGTAAGCGGTAGAGGTGTTGACTCTGACATTGTCAAAGCCTCTGCTCTTGCTTTCCTTGATGTTCTTGATAGACTTGAAAGGAGGAAGAGGAGAGAATAA
- the rpsG gene encoding 30S ribosomal protein S7: MPRRGPVPPREIPPDPVYGDKLVAKLINKVMKDGKKSKAEKIVYGAFDLIREKLGEDPLKVFHKAVENVKPIMEVRPRRVGGATYQVPMEVNERRQIHLALKWIVDAARARSERGMVNKLANELIDAYNERGGAYKKKEEVHRMAEANKAFAHYRW, translated from the coding sequence ATGCCGAGGAGAGGACCAGTTCCACCAAGGGAGATTCCACCCGACCCGGTTTACGGCGATAAGCTCGTTGCAAAGCTCATTAACAAGGTTATGAAGGACGGTAAGAAGAGCAAAGCTGAAAAGATTGTTTACGGAGCTTTTGACCTCATCAGGGAAAAGCTCGGGGAAGATCCTCTCAAAGTATTCCACAAGGCTGTTGAAAACGTAAAACCAATAATGGAAGTACGTCCACGCCGTGTAGGTGGTGCTACATACCAAGTACCTATGGAAGTGAATGAGAGAAGGCAGATTCACCTTGCCCTCAAGTGGATCGTGGACGCTGCACGCGCTCGTTCTGAGCGCGGAATGGTCAACAAGCTCGCCAACGAGCTTATTGACGCCTACAACGAAAGGGGTGGAGCTTACAAGAAGAAGGAAGAAGTTCACAGGATGGCAGAGGCCAACAAGGCGTTTGCCCACTACAGGTGGTAA
- the fusA gene encoding elongation factor G has protein sequence MSKQQALIKQIKVPLEKVRNIGIIAHIDAGKTTTTERILYYTGRIHKIGEVHEGAAEMDWMEQEKERGITITSATTTCFWRDHRINIVDTPGHVDFTIEVERSLRVLDGAVTILCSVGGVQPQTETVWRQADKYRVPRIIFVNKMDRIGADFFKVVNDVEEKLGAKPVPIQIPIGAEDEFKGVVDLITMKAIIWEDETLGAKYHYEEIPEDLRDLAEEWREKMLEALADVDEEIMMKYLEGEEITEEEIKKVLREGTIGLKFFPMLCGAAFKNKGVQPLLDAVVDYLPSPLDIPPVKGVNPKTGEEEERPASYDAPFSALAFKILTDPYVGQLTFIRVYSGLMESGSYVYNATRDKKERLARILRMHANKREEIPVLGAGDIAAAVGLRETFTGDTLCDPEHPILLEAMEFPEPVISIAVEPKTKADQEKLSIALQKLAKEDPSFRVSMDHETGQTIIAGMGELHLEIIIDRLKREFGVDVNVGKPQVAYRETIRKEVTSEGKFIKQTGGRGQYGHVWLKIEPLERGKGFEFYETIKGGVVPKEYIPAVEAGVKEAMETGVVAGYPMVDIKVTLFDGSYHEVDSSELAFKIAASIAFKEGAKKADPVLLEPIMEVEVTTPEEFMGDVIGDLNRRRGRVQGMEARGNAQVIRALVPLAEMFGYATDLRSMTQGRATYIMKFSHYEEVPPNVAEQIIGERTQ, from the coding sequence TTGAGTAAGCAACAGGCACTCATTAAGCAGATAAAAGTTCCCCTTGAAAAGGTTAGGAACATTGGAATCATAGCCCACATTGACGCCGGTAAGACAACCACCACGGAGCGTATCCTCTACTACACCGGCCGTATCCACAAGATAGGTGAGGTTCACGAGGGTGCGGCCGAGATGGACTGGATGGAGCAGGAGAAGGAAAGGGGTATTACGATTACTTCCGCTACAACTACCTGCTTCTGGCGCGACCACAGGATTAACATCGTTGACACTCCCGGACACGTTGACTTCACGATTGAGGTTGAGCGTTCCCTCCGCGTTCTTGACGGTGCAGTAACAATACTGTGTTCCGTTGGTGGTGTTCAGCCTCAGACAGAGACGGTCTGGAGACAGGCGGACAAGTACCGCGTTCCAAGGATTATCTTCGTCAACAAGATGGACAGAATAGGAGCTGACTTCTTTAAGGTTGTTAACGATGTTGAAGAAAAGCTTGGTGCAAAGCCCGTTCCAATTCAGATACCAATTGGAGCTGAGGACGAGTTTAAGGGCGTTGTTGACCTCATTACAATGAAGGCCATCATCTGGGAAGATGAGACCCTCGGAGCTAAGTACCACTACGAGGAAATTCCTGAGGACCTGAGGGACCTTGCCGAAGAGTGGCGCGAAAAGATGCTTGAAGCTCTTGCCGATGTTGATGAAGAGATAATGATGAAGTACCTTGAGGGAGAGGAGATTACAGAGGAAGAGATTAAGAAGGTTCTAAGGGAAGGAACTATTGGACTTAAGTTCTTCCCAATGCTCTGCGGTGCTGCTTTCAAAAACAAGGGTGTTCAGCCACTCCTTGACGCAGTTGTAGATTACTTACCATCTCCACTTGACATTCCTCCAGTTAAGGGCGTTAACCCAAAGACTGGAGAGGAAGAAGAAAGACCCGCATCCTACGATGCTCCATTCTCAGCCCTTGCCTTTAAGATTCTCACAGACCCATACGTTGGACAGCTTACGTTCATTAGGGTTTACTCCGGTCTTATGGAGTCCGGTTCTTACGTTTACAACGCTACAAGGGATAAGAAGGAAAGGCTTGCGAGAATCCTCCGTATGCACGCAAATAAGAGGGAGGAAATCCCAGTTCTTGGTGCTGGAGACATCGCTGCTGCTGTAGGTCTTAGGGAGACCTTTACCGGAGATACTCTTTGTGATCCAGAGCACCCAATTCTCCTTGAGGCAATGGAGTTCCCAGAGCCTGTTATCTCCATTGCCGTTGAGCCTAAGACAAAGGCTGACCAAGAGAAACTTTCCATAGCTCTCCAGAAGCTTGCAAAGGAAGACCCATCCTTTAGGGTCTCTATGGACCACGAGACCGGCCAGACAATTATCGCCGGTATGGGAGAGCTCCACCTTGAAATTATCATTGACCGTCTGAAGCGTGAATTCGGCGTTGACGTTAACGTCGGTAAGCCTCAGGTTGCCTACAGGGAGACAATCAGGAAAGAGGTTACCTCTGAAGGTAAGTTCATCAAGCAGACCGGTGGTAGAGGTCAGTACGGTCACGTATGGCTCAAGATTGAGCCCCTTGAGCGCGGTAAAGGGTTTGAGTTCTACGAGACCATTAAGGGTGGTGTCGTTCCAAAAGAGTACATTCCTGCAGTTGAGGCCGGCGTAAAAGAGGCTATGGAAACCGGTGTCGTTGCTGGTTATCCAATGGTTGACATCAAGGTTACCCTCTTTGACGGTTCATACCACGAGGTTGACTCTTCAGAGCTGGCCTTTAAGATTGCTGCTTCCATAGCCTTTAAGGAAGGTGCTAAGAAAGCTGACCCAGTTCTCCTTGAGCCAATTATGGAAGTTGAGGTTACAACTCCTGAAGAGTTCATGGGAGACGTTATCGGTGACCTCAACAGGCGTCGCGGTAGAGTTCAAGGAATGGAGGCAAGGGGTAACGCTCAGGTGATAAGAGCTCTCGTTCCCCTTGCTGAGATGTTCGGTTACGCTACAGACCTCCGTTCTATGACTCAGGGTAGGGCAACCTACATCATGAAGTTTAGCCACTACGAGGAAGTTCCGCCTAACGTGGCTGAACAGATTATCGGAGAGAGGACGCAGTAA
- a CDS encoding DUF262 domain-containing protein, whose product MAGKPFDAKEQNLMELIQGHYLFKVPDYQRLYSWGERNWKEFLRDLIDAFKNNMPHYLGSIILRRARDKKCGGFSVYTVYEVIDGQQRLTTLIIMLKAINDLLGDEVFSLKRGNCFVLELGNLNEEFFRKFLGGESFSREDLRFLTNRLIRDAYEYFKAKLGELDDIGGFIDFLYKKLFVVKTEVEDEKISIKIFETINDRGRPLTYIDKLKSFLMFVSTKHLAGKFNEEINLTFSQLFRNFEYLRELARITDVSYFRGLSEDDLLRFVFHYLGEGLYGYVPEYPYDASLESIFNAIKQRIDDLSHSKSLLEEFLKELLITMKGVLRSVLEILLSVLIPTEREGILESFGEHEVEFNPRLCKLVRFLGPIRHSWILLILLKLKGWLDDKWILLLETLDLRVYKLVGSQVRRDLYLDIIIKLKNETLSKRLETKLKDFIRRVANDYRIVAVLNGHMYGNPATKYILWEYVRNFQEVEDCQRYPDRKFKECSIKEFEELEVEHILPRSLDIDPSSFGFSDRIEYEAGVNKIGNLSLLKSNLNQRCKNRLPSSEGKYLDDCYKSDENKNCELYLLALTNRNWNKGEIDRRTKRITEFVLNRWKV is encoded by the coding sequence ATGGCAGGTAAGCCCTTTGATGCGAAAGAACAAAATTTGATGGAGCTTATTCAGGGACACTACTTGTTTAAGGTTCCTGATTATCAAAGACTTTATTCTTGGGGAGAGAGAAATTGGAAAGAATTTTTAAGAGATCTGATAGATGCTTTTAAAAATAACATGCCTCATTATTTAGGTTCTATAATCTTAAGAAGAGCGAGAGATAAAAAGTGTGGTGGCTTTTCTGTATATACTGTTTACGAGGTGATAGATGGTCAGCAAAGACTTACGACTTTGATTATTATGCTTAAAGCTATAAATGATCTTTTAGGTGATGAAGTGTTTAGCTTAAAAAGAGGGAATTGCTTCGTTTTAGAGCTTGGAAATTTAAATGAAGAATTTTTTAGAAAATTCTTAGGAGGAGAAAGCTTTTCACGCGAAGATTTGAGATTTTTAACTAACAGGTTAATAAGGGATGCTTACGAGTATTTTAAAGCAAAACTTGGCGAACTTGATGATATTGGAGGATTTATTGATTTTCTCTATAAAAAACTTTTTGTTGTAAAGACGGAAGTTGAGGATGAAAAGATATCAATAAAGATTTTTGAGACTATTAATGATAGAGGAAGACCTTTAACATACATTGATAAACTTAAAAGTTTTTTAATGTTTGTTTCTACTAAACATTTAGCTGGGAAGTTCAATGAAGAGATAAATCTTACATTTTCGCAACTATTTAGGAATTTTGAGTATCTTAGAGAACTTGCAAGGATTACGGATGTGTCTTACTTTAGGGGATTATCTGAAGATGACTTACTTCGTTTTGTGTTTCACTACTTAGGAGAAGGATTATACGGTTACGTTCCGGAATATCCTTACGATGCTTCTTTGGAAAGCATTTTTAATGCTATAAAGCAAAGAATTGATGACTTAAGCCATTCAAAGTCTTTACTTGAAGAATTTCTAAAAGAACTTCTGATTACAATGAAGGGAGTCTTGAGGTCAGTACTGGAAATTCTACTTTCAGTTTTAATACCAACAGAAAGAGAGGGGATTTTGGAATCTTTTGGAGAACACGAGGTTGAATTTAATCCAAGGCTTTGTAAGCTAGTAAGATTTTTAGGACCTATTAGACATAGCTGGATTTTGCTAATTTTGCTGAAACTAAAAGGTTGGCTGGACGATAAGTGGATCTTACTCTTGGAAACCTTAGACTTAAGAGTTTATAAGCTTGTGGGCTCTCAGGTTAGAAGAGACTTATACTTGGATATAATAATAAAACTCAAAAATGAAACATTAAGTAAAAGGCTGGAGACAAAACTTAAAGACTTTATAAGGAGAGTTGCGAACGATTACAGGATAGTAGCCGTTTTGAACGGTCATATGTATGGAAATCCTGCTACTAAATATATCCTTTGGGAATACGTGAGGAATTTTCAAGAAGTAGAGGACTGTCAAAGATATCCTGATAGAAAATTTAAGGAATGTAGCATTAAAGAATTTGAAGAGCTTGAGGTGGAACACATATTACCAAGAAGCTTAGATATTGATCCTTCAAGTTTTGGATTTAGCGACAGGATAGAATATGAGGCTGGAGTTAACAAAATTGGGAATTTATCTTTGCTGAAGAGCAATTTGAATCAAAGGTGCAAGAATCGTTTACCCTCTTCGGAGGGTAAATATTTGGACGACTGTTATAAGAGTGATGAGAATAAGAACTGTGAACTTTACTTACTTGCATTAACTAACAGAAATTGGAATAAAGGAGAAATAGATAGGAGGACAAAGAGAATTACAGAGTTCGTGCTAAATAGATGGAAAGTTTAG
- a CDS encoding type II toxin-antitoxin system VapC family toxin, translating into MIGLDTGFFIKLLQGQANLKGVWLSVVGGKEKAVVSVLTLFELERLKLKGLINCEALEALREAIFLNCLVVEVNADLVVEAARLSYGLKLATVDSIILASFKLAGCKKVLTTDSLWKNYRSKLMKIEII; encoded by the coding sequence GTGATTGGTCTTGATACGGGTTTTTTCATCAAACTCCTGCAGGGACAGGCAAACCTTAAAGGTGTATGGCTTAGTGTGGTTGGAGGAAAGGAAAAAGCGGTTGTTTCCGTTCTGACACTGTTTGAACTTGAAAGGTTGAAGTTGAAAGGACTGATAAACTGTGAAGCTCTTGAAGCTTTGAGAGAGGCCATTTTTCTGAACTGTTTAGTGGTGGAAGTTAATGCCGATTTGGTTGTTGAGGCGGCAAGGTTGTCTTATGGATTGAAGTTGGCGACAGTGGATTCTATTATATTGGCTTCTTTTAAGCTGGCAGGTTGCAAAAAAGTGTTAACTACCGATAGTCTGTGGAAGAATTATAGGAGCAAGTTGATGAAAATAGAAATAATTTAA